The Mytilus edulis chromosome 12, xbMytEdul2.2, whole genome shotgun sequence genome contains a region encoding:
- the LOC139499466 gene encoding uncharacterized protein: MRRHIEYDHNYLRRCSTSTVSHSIKPNMRMINNETGAKNRKPIVAKLKVTGKNLNDDLAVKNINSSISRGKKTNKKNWIPLSAKKECVLMDMIASPDIFADEESLSSSIRDVIGMVLKAGEVDMSKEDTFNYTLTFTSQLTKGERKMLENIIRNNKPGYFDESECERFDQFCESPNPDVGVKTISNDNSKVEEDAKRTVKPTVLKISKHRATGSLNKPNDNSVKTDVQNTFIQQTLKEANQRKEIDLFKSTDEWSANRINTITKLKHIEDRLDEAAQKIGHIKQGRNVSLTVTLVAGISGGYALCLAGGVSSLGFTVWEQYVEEIALANAQKSIEMDKIETSYLMADVNYKSKEGSLKEQHFAKNILKTFPNAILLFEYTFIDFLKRLFGTKSALVLSTKERISKLREDLENEEKQMQKQKKEARSKRFNKKRKSTDVK; the protein is encoded by the exons ATGCGGAGACATATTGAGTATGATCATAATTACCTACGACGCTGTTCTACGTCAACTGTCT ctCACAGCATCAAACCCAATATGAGAATGATAAACAATGAAACCGGCGCAA AAAATCGTAAACCAATAGTAGCAAAGTTAAAAGTCACTGGTAAAAACCTCAATGACGACCTCGCAGTTAAAAACATTAACAGTAGTATATCAAGGGGAAAGAAAACTAACAAAAAGAATTGGATACCATTATCGGCCAAGAAAGAGTGTGTTCTAATGGATATGATTGCGTCCCCAGACATTTTTGCTGATGAAGAATCTTTATCATCTTCAATAAGGGATGTAATAGGAATGGTTCTGAAGGCTGGGGAAGTTGACATGTCGAAAGAAGATACTTTCAATTACACATTAACTTTTACATCTCAACTTACAAAAG GCGAAAGGAAAATGCTTGAAAACATAATAAGAAACAACAAGccaggatattttgacgaatcggAATGTGAAAGATTTGATCAGTTTTGTGAGTCACCGAATCCTGATGTTGGTGTTAAGACGATTTCTAATGATAATTCAAAGGTGGAAGAAGATGCCAAGAGAACTGTAAAACCAACTGTATTGAAGATTTCCAAACACAGAG CTACTGGTAGTTTGAATAAACCAAATGACAACTCTGTCAAAACAGACGTGCAAAATACTTTCATCCAACAGACATTGAAAGAAGCAAATCAAAGAAAAG AAATCGATTTGTTTAAAAGCACAGACGAATGGTCTGCAAACAGAATCAAcacaattacaaaattaaaacatattgaaGATAGATTAGACGAAGCAGCTCAGAAGATAGGGCATATCAAACAAGGGAGAAATGTATCACTTACCGTGACATTAGTTGCGGGAATTTCAGGGGGATATGCACTCTGTTTGGCCGGTGGTGTGTCATCTCTTGGTTTTACAGTTTGGGAACAGTATGTCGAAGAGATTGCTCTTGCTAACGCTCAAAAAAGCATTGAAATGGATAAGATTGAAACGTCATACCTAATGGCAGATGTAAATTATAAATCGAAGGAAGGAAGCTTAAAAGAACAGCATTTTGCTAAGAATATCTTGAAAACATTTCCAAATGCCATTCTTCTGTTTGAGTACACATTTATTGATTTCCTAAAGCGACTATTCGGTACTAAGTCAGCATTAGTTCTCTCTACAAAAGAACGGATTTCAAAACTCCGGGAAGATTTGGAGAATGAAGAGAAACAG atgcaaaaacaaaaaaaggaagcGCGATCGAAGCGTTTTAACAAGAAAAGAAAGAGTACGGACGTCAAATAA
- the LOC139499467 gene encoding prolyl 4-hydroxylase subunit alpha-1-like encodes MMKRFMIFSYFCVLLLHVSHINGEIFSSVYKMSIISQEEGKLLSAFNRYISTQTRDQKQISFELQRLLNDLEPIVTESSLDQRYPENPINAFHLIGRFVYKWPVVYSSILCEDCTLDVPASDLNATYQIVTRNIAHWPNEYDVQASAQALLRLRTFYYFNIDEAINGILFDEHCQPLNPSQVLKIVSIAKDSSMLNEARLWSEALLRRLPFTSFLDENVNEVAILKILSSIYEQAGLNHKASAILRNFIKDDKKGHSEVLNENEQNDINEEEEADISFVREEYDDNYKQLCRENRKTPKESSKLYCYLSETVIPYYKGKVEIANLQPKIFLFHDVISEGEALHLRNEGSKEFHRSKLGQGQLSGSEIDRTRVSETAWLHDKPGIVKRATHRVGLLTGLKTKSSPLLSNTEPFQIVNYGIGGMYNPHYDTFEKPLWGPISEDEPDDLRGTGDRIATWLFYLNDVKVGGATVFPNINTRIPVIQGGAAFWYNLLPSGVTDNRTMHAGCPVVIGSKWVGNKWIREAGQMFRRPCDLLP; translated from the exons ATGATGAAACGTTTTATGATATTTTCATACTTTTGTGTTTTATTGTTGCACGTTTCTCACATAAACGGTGAAATATTTTCATCTGTGTATAAAATGTCTATAATATCTCAGGAGGAAGGCAAATTACTGTCAGCTTTTAATAGATACATATCTACACAAACCAGAGATCAGAAACAAATATCGTTCGAGCTTCAAAG ATTATTAAATGACCTTGAACCAATAGTAACAGAGAGTTCGCTGGATCAAAGATATCCAGAAAATCCAATAAATGCCTTCCACCTGATTGGACGATTTGTTTATAAATGGCCAGTTGTTTACAGCAGTATATTATGTGAAGATTGTACCTTAGACGTTCCTGCATCAG atttaaatGCAACTTATCAAATTGTTACTAGAAATATTGCTCACTGGCCAAATGAGTACGACGTTCAAGCATCAGCACAGGCTTTATTACGTCTGCGCACGTTTTATTATTTCAACATTGACGAGGCAATCAATGGTATTCTTTTTGATGAGCATTGTCAGCCGCTTAATCCGTCACAGGTACTGAAGATCGTTAGTATTGCTAAAGACAGCAGTATGCTGAATGAGGCAAGACTTTGGAGTGAAGCTTTACTGCGCAGACTCCCGTTTACTTCCTTCTTAGACGAAAATGTAAACGAGGTTGCGATCCTTAAAATTTTGTCGTCCATATATGAACAG GCAGGGTTGAATCATAAAGCATCAGCAATTTTGCGAAATTTTATCAAAGATGATAAGAAAG GACACAGCGAAGTCTTAAACGAGAATGAACAAAATGATATAAACGAGGAGGAGGAAGCCGACATATCGTTTGTTAGGGAAGAATATGACGATAATTATAAACAGTTGTGTAGAGAAAACCGAAAG ACACCAAAAGAGTCATCGAAACTCTACTGTTATCTAAGTGAAACCGTTATACCATATTATAAAGGGAAGGTAGAAATTGCAAATCTTCAACCTAAAATATTTCTATTCCATGACGTCATCTCAGAGGGAGAAGCCCTGCATCTACGTAATGAAGGCAGCAAAGAG TTTCATAGATCCAAGCTTGGTCAGGGTCAACTCAGTGGTTCAGAGATAGATAGAACAAGAGTGAGTGAAAC AGCATGGTTGCATGATAAACCTGGAATAGTAAAAAGGGCTACACACAGAGTTGGATTGCTTACAGGATTAAAAACTAAATCATCTCCATTGCTAAGCAACACCGAACCATTTCAGATCGTGAATTATGGGATAGGAGGAATGTATAACCCACACTATGATACTTTT GAAAAACCATTGTGGGGCCCAATAAGTGAAGATGAACCTGATGACTTAAGAGGAACAGGTGATAGAATAGCTACCTGGCTTTTTTAT TTGAATGACGTTAAAGTTGGTGGAGCAACAGTATTTCCAAATATAAATACGCGGATTCCTGTTATTCAG GGAGGTGCTGCCTTCTGGTATAATTTACTACCGAGTGGAGTAACTGATAACAGAACAATGCATGCAGGCTGTCCAGTTGTAATTGGATCTAAATGGG TTGGTAACAAGTGGATACGTGAAGCTGGTCAGATGTTCAGAAGACCATGCGATCTACTGCCGTAA